In Macrobrachium rosenbergii isolate ZJJX-2024 chromosome 6, ASM4041242v1, whole genome shotgun sequence, a genomic segment contains:
- the LOC136839570 gene encoding glutamate receptor ionotropic, kainate glr-3-like, protein MKKISFISIILIAFIVKDLTPGNHHIVRASSYGIASQNMLKSSEDPVENQWFSHVSLHLASLLKRVTDGPLERKSIYLTVEDVLGKHLDVDLLLRNIDVPISLLKAGAEECDSLPIDEPAGDGGNGDNRMESTGPTHRQNCKGHSSSSGTEVMIHVMDESVTEHLIDLTSYRAFYAILLISIDASCKTRYLMGVLRTPFLALLCPVYVRALDEETNSSDFKIYSWQPFHPSEKSLEIGTWSPSSILTWSDLFVDRFPSFHGIQLLVSSDYADIPFLFKNSQEKVDGLSKRLMDVLSEWLNFTYTLSAKAKDGRWGAYENGTWTGMLGDVWREVKNLTINSFAITEERSRDFAFTGAYYRAGFGFIMRQPFPLPKWRSLTYPLRLVVWGATGGTLIVTSVVFYLLLRGQHYAISLFNCFFIIIMGLIGGGAEGVPNSLSIRTFLAFWWLGAYIIVVCYTSNLIAILTMPVYPAKLRTTKQLAESSYRLCMLDYGEFVPEALATSTDQNLLALGSKLDLVPMRDTEWFGNEGCINLVLGGGYANLDFYPFLQNLYNVLGYSHRIYSLRDMIYSANIAFFFKKDTPWVYKFDQGIQRVVEANLMQKWYADILRDRAGSSKEEPTESSEKPLSLIHLQGPFLILAIGLIFSSVIFLVEFLGQLVYSLND, encoded by the exons ATGAAGAAAATAAGCTTCATAAGCATCATTCTTATAGCCTTTATCGTGAAGGACTTGACTCCGGGCAACCATCACATCGTCAGAGCTTCCTCCTATGGAATCGCGTCCCAAAACATGCTAAAATCGTCAGAGGACCCAGTGGAGAACCAATGGTTCAGTCACGTCAGCTTACACCTCGCCAGTTTACTGAAACGCGTGACTGATGGTCCGTTGGAGCGAAAGTCCATTTACTTGACGGTCGAGGACGTCCTTGGCAAACACCTCGATGTCGATCTTCTTCTTCGGAATATTGACGTGCCGATATCATTGCTCAAGGCGGGTGCAGAGGAATGCGACTCTCTTCCAATCGACGAACCAGCCGGTGATGGAGGTAACGGGGATAACAGAATGGAGTCGACGGGGCCCACCCATCGTCAGAACTGCAAGGGACATTCGTCCAGTTCGG GCACCGAAGTCATGATACACGTCATGGACGAGTCAGTGACGGAACATCTCATCGACTTGACATCATATCGGGCCTTCTACGCCATTCTTCTCATCTCCATCGACGCCAGTTGCAAGACACGTTACCTGATGGGGGTACTTCGAACCCCGTTTCTGGCTCTCCTGTGTCCCGTCTACGTGAGGGCGCTGGACGAAGAGACAAACTCCAGCGACTTCAAAATCTACTCATGGCAGCCTTTCCACCCGTCGGAAAAATCGCTGGAGATCGGAACGTGGTCGCCGTCTTCCATCTTAACCTGGAGTGATCTGTTCGTCGATAGATTCCCGTCATTTCACGGGATACAGTTGCTCGTTTCGAGTGACTACGCGGATATACCATTCCTATTCAAGAATTCCCAAGAGAAGGTCGACGGGCTGAGCAAACGCTTGATGGATGTCCTTTCGGAGTGGTTGAATTTCACGTACACGCTCAGCGCCAAGGCTAAAGATG GAAGATGGGGAGCCTATGAGAATGGTACGTGGACTGGAATGCTTGGCGATGTTTGGCGGGAAGTAAAAAACCTCACGATTAACTCGTTCGCCATCACTGAAGAGAGGAGCAGGGATTTTGCTTTCACAGGGGCATATTACAGAGCAGG TTTTGGTTTCATCATGCGTCAACCTTTTCCACTACCAAAATGGCGTAGTTTGACGTATCCTTTGCGACTGGTCGTCTGGGGAGCCACTGGTGGGACGCTCATTGTCACGTCTGTCGTTTTCTACTTGCTACTCCGAGGCCAACATTATGCCATCTCCCTCTTCAACTGCTTCTTTATCATAATTATG GGACTGATAGGGGGAGGCGCCGAGGGAGTTCCTAACTCGTTGTCCATCAGGACGTTTCTGGCCTTCTGGTGGCTAGGGGCATACATCATCGTTGTGTGCTACACGAGTAACCTCATAGCAATCCTGACCATGCCTGTATACCCTGCGAAACTCCGCACGACTAAGCAACTCGCCGAGAGTAGTTATAG actATGCATGCTGGATTACGGGGAATTCGTCCCCGAAGCGTTAGCAACATCAACCGACCAGAATCTGCTCGCTCTAGGGTCCAAGCTAGACCTAGTCCCAATGAGGGACACAGAATGGTTCGGAAATGAAGGTTGTATTAACCTCGTGCTGGGCGGAGGGTATGCTAACTTAGATTTCTATCCTTTCTTGCAAAACCTCTATAACGTTCTGGGATACTCTCATAGGATCTACAGTCTCAGAGACATGATTTATTCAGCAAACATAGCATTCTTCTTCAAAAAGGACACGCCATGGGTCTACAAGTTTGATCAAGGGATACAGAGAGTGGTGGAGGCTAATTTGATGCAGAAATGGTATGCTGATATCCTGAGGGATCGTGCGGGGAGCAGCAAAGAG GAGCCGACCGAATCGTCTGAAAAACCACTGAGTCTCATACACCTCCAAGGACCATTTTTGATACTTGCCATTggacttattttttcttcagtcattTTTCTCGTGGAGTTCCTCGGACAACTGGTTTACAGTCTAAATGATTAA
- the LOC136839571 gene encoding uncharacterized protein, producing the protein MACDNCPWKYYMSTSCHCILGLGIHKKLLKKNLCSSNVMIFYIALLHVCLFVNCEALGENEAPKRSYLTLPDAKLDAVILPTENLDVRPPSPLDAVRERSSSTNASLKQLVKRQAPGKPVTSKGDPNRAAVDSLPSSSSNKSAADDKSVANSQSVVQESKELDSEVVDDPPAVNTTPKIKVSNESSDTGQATEDSEDDELGLGPPSGLKPDAILRLFYVFVVVGVVVLIYILIKFLRFRRKRATRKYRVLSHTDEQEMFPLAADDGDDEEIFNAADHQTLK; encoded by the exons ATGGCCTGTGATAACTGTCCATGGAAGTACTACATGTCCACATCCTGTCACTGTATATTAGGTCTTGGCATTCACAAGAAATTGCTTAAGAAGAATCTCTGTAGTAGTAAcgtaatgattttttatatagctttgttacatgtgtgtctgtttgtgaatTGTGAGGCCCTTGGTGAGAATGAGGCACCCAAACGCTCGTACTTAACCTTACCTGACGCCAAGCTGGATGCTGTGATCCTTCCAACTGAGAATTTAGATGTAAGACCCCCCAGTCCTCTTGATGCAGTTCGCGAAAGAAGTTCCTCAACAAATGCAAGCCTAAAGCAGCTGGTGAAACGTCAGGCACCCGGGAAGCCAGTGACTTCAAAGGGAGACCCTAATCGAGCAGCAGTTGATAGTTTGCCCTCTTCCTCTTCTAATAAGTCCGCTGCTGATGATAAATCAGTCGCGAATTCACAGTCTGTAGTTCAAGAATCCAAAGAGTTGGACTCTGAAGTTGTAGATGACCCCCCTGCAGTGAACACCACTCCTAAAATTAAAGTTTCCAATGAATCTAGTGATACAG gaCAAGCTACTGAAGATTCTGAAGATGATGAACTGGGTCTTGGTCCTCCTAGTGGATTAAAACCAGATGCTATTTTAAGGCTGTTTTATGTCTTTGTTGTTGTAGGAGTTGTTGTACTTATATACATTCTCATCAAATTTTTAAG GTTTAGGAGAAAACGAGCCACAAGAAAATACCGTGTCCTGTCACACACAGATGAGCAGGAAATGTTTCCTCTAGCTgcagatgatggtgatgatgaagaaatatttaatgCAGCAGACCACCAGACTCTTAAATGA